The window AGAAATGTGTATGTAATGTTatttaaatgttgtttgttCAGGTGAAAATCCACCCCGGGCCCAAGTTTGCGTCCTACCTGACCTTCAGCCCACTGGAGGTGCAGTCCATGCGTACGGAGTACTGCGACCTGGAATGCTGCATTGAAGTGGTGGACAGCCTGCAGGCGGCCGTTGAACACATTCACAAATATGGCAGCTCTCATACCGATGTCATCGTCACGGAAAatggtacgttttttttttttagccctccACATTTATTCCCTTAAAAATCTGCATAGTATTAGATACAGGCTTTGTACAATaatgttgtatatatatatatatatatctatgtatgtagtatgtgtatgcatgtggtatgtatgaatatgtatgtatggtatgtatttgtatgtatgtgatatgtacatgtatgtatttgaaatgtacatgtttgtatgtagtatatatatatctatgtatgtagtatgtgtatgcatgtggtaAGTGTATgcatgtagtatgtgtatgcatgtagtatgtgtatgcatgtagtATGCATATGGATGTGgtaggtatatgtatgcatgtggtatgtatatgtatggatgtggtatgtatatgtatgcatgtggtatatatatgtatgcatgtagtATGCATATGGATGTGgtaggtatatgtatgcatgtggtatatatatgtatgcatgtagtatgtatatgtatgcatgtggtatgtatatgtatgcttgtggtatgtatatgtatgcttgtggtatgtatatgtatgcttgtggtatgtatatgtatgcatgtcgtatgtatatgtatgcatgtggtatgtatatgtatgcatgtcgtatgtatatgtatgcatgtggtatgtatatgtacatgtatgcatgtggtatgtatatgtatgcatgtggtatatatatgtatatgtatgcatgtggtatatatatgtatatgtatgcatgtggtatgtatatgtatgcatgtggtatgtatatgtatgcatgtggtatgtatatatatgtatatgtatgcatgtggtatgtatatgtatgcatgtggtatgtatatatatgtatatgtatgcatgtggtatgtatatatatgtatatgtatgcatgtggtatgtatatatatgtatatgtatgcatgtggtatgtatatatatgtatatgtatgcatgtggtatgtatatatatgtatatgtatgcatgtggtatgtatatatatgtatatgtatgcatgtggtatgtatatatatgtatgtagtatttatggagtatgtatctatatttatatattatatattaaatctGCCTTATCCTAACACAAAGTTTTGAAAGCATGTCTGTAGTTTACCTAGAAAGTTGAAAGTATTCTGTGCTTGTGATCATAACATGTTGAAAAATCTGTTACATAGCACTTTTTTGCCCCCTTTTTTGGTCTCAGAGGACACGGCTGAGCAGTTCCTTCAGCACCTGGACAGCGCCTGCGTCTTCTGGAATGCCAGCTCCCGTTTTGCCGACGGCTACCGCTTTGGACTCGGTGAGCTGTGTGACTTTTGTGTTGTAGAGCtctcctactactacttttttgttgttgttttcaccTTCATGTACAAGCAGGAGCTGAGGTGGGCATCAGCACGGCGCGCATTCACGCCCGGGGCCCCGTGGGCTTGGAGGGGCTACTCACCACCAAGTGGGTCCTAAGGGGGGACGGTCATGCGGCGGCTGATTTCGCCCAACCGGGCGGCGTTGAGTTCCTTCACGAGGATCTGCAGACTCCGGCTGAGGAACGGCAGCAATTTACTTAAGACAGAATAgcaataaactcattaaaatggAAAGGGAGCCTGATCATTGGCCCCCATTGATTGCAACATCAATTAATACTCATCATAATATATCTTTTGTGGGTAAAAGAGGATTATGATTTGTCTAAATACAGTTTGGCAAACTAATCTTACTTTTCTGATtgttgctgcaaaaaaaagtatgctGGCTGTCTCTACTATCAATTATGAAATCATATCTGTAATATCCCCAGGctgcatgatttttttaaactatccaATTGTcaatcagtttttttctgtatgtttttgttttcatgtgtTCTTTTGTTTCGTGTATCAATAAAGAAAAGGGAGACCATGTTTGGTaaggtttttcatttaaaatcaaaaaggAAAGGGTTGCCTGTATATaaagagattaaaaaatgacaatgtatagtaaggctatttatcattaaaaaggaaaaaagtacattatgaagagtaaggttttttttccttgaggaaaaataattaaatactatgcatagttggaatttttttttattaaaaagagtACACCATTTGTAGTCAGTCATGCTttcatttggttaaaaaataccatgtatagtaaaacCTTTTTCCTAAactaaaacatatatattaaggcttttgtttgttaaaaaagaCCATATATAGTAAgactaattttaattttaaaaagagtaGACCATGagtagtaaggctttctttcatttggttaaaaaatgaccttgtatggtcaaacattttttaaaaaaaaataccatgtatatatatagtaaggcttttatttgttggGTAGATTTGGGTGTTTTCATTGGCTATCCTGTCTACCTGGTTGTATGCATTTCATCTACTTTGTCCCTTTTGGCTTTCCTTCATTTTGTGACACAGGTGATGGTGATTGTCACCAATCCCTTTCTGTGATTTTTATATCATTGAGGAAGTATTGCTTCCTGGTTAATATAGTCATGTTTGTCTGTGCATTGCTTGGTGTGCATCTCCCCTTGTTAAGCTTGtacttttgttcattttgacccagtttttataattatatatggctatttttcattaaaatgtgcatCTGCACAACCCATCCACCCAAAACTGCAAGAAAATATGACAGGAATGCTTGGAATGTCTCTACTAAATGACTGAAAGGAATCTGATATCAGCACAACAGGTAATATTTTGGATACTATAATTTGTAGGAACTTTTGTGATTAGAATTGTACTGAAAATAATTGGTAAATTGGCAATTGGTTGCCATCTGGGAATGTGAATGGGAGTAATAAAAAACTGGGAGTTCTAGTATTAAATGAAGCTTCTCGTTGAGGAATAATATGATAGCATCAATAAAGAATATTTGGCTATTTAGTTTCAAACAGGGATGAATTTGGTCGACACATTCACTCTTGTCTCGTCCTGATTTTCACACAAAGAACACAAATTAACGGAGGGATGGAAAGGAAAGAAGCGCTTCTGATGTCTTTGTAAGCGTCTCGCCCACAGGGAGTTTCCCCCCATTGCTGGAAGTGGGgcgagaaaaagaaaagatgcaagACAATACTACAGAGGTTTAATTATCCGGCCGTCACAAATGAAAAAAGAGCCAGAAGGAGACTTCACAATGGGAATCATAGGCTTTcacgctctttttttttttcttcttcttcttcttcttcttgttatCATCTAAAGAAGTCCAAAAAATGCACTAGTTTACCCTTCAATCAGCTCCAAAGAGAGGCAGACAAAACTCCACAATctagtctggaaaaaaaaaacttcataaaaAGTAGAGCATATTTTCTGCTTtgattttaatactattaaaacaTATGTATGATATGCGAAAGTCATTAGTTTTTATGGATAAAGATGGTAGGAGTGAATAAAATTAAccaaattctggaaaaaaaaaatataaagaagtttttgtatatgaaaatataaacctgttattcttttttaaatgaaattggaagaatatatcaaaatatttagtttcaacgttattaaataaaaatattcataacaTTTCTTTCACATGAAAAAATCTCTCTTTTGGccttattttttccccatttatttTAGTCTATTTTGATAAACTAACCATTGTtcgcccatttttttgcagtaaccTGAGCAAAAACTAGATTTCCCTTTAAAACATACCTTTATAGAACGTAaaattttgatcatttcaaattgtgtacgccgtacaacaacttttgtacgggaatTTATCTATTCTAGtgtacattttatattaaaGCCCATTTTGTCTTCctcatttcggctctaatccggattattgttgattgctaatgttgtcatgTTTTGAGCATAACATTTGTCAGTTACAtccaccttttcactatataaatatagcgtgtcagcaagcaatgtacccagtcAGTCAACCAGTCAGcttcatacagcgacatctacagaatcttaaaTTTATTGTATACAAAAAGCTTTTGTAAAAGACTGATTGGGGACCCCattcactttggggaaaatctttgacttttaaatgcgccctatgtgagttaATATGTACTAaatttgacaggtatgataaaaTTACCTAGTTTTGAAACACCTGCCTAGTTTAATGTTAACAAACATGCGGTCCGGTGTTTTGATAACACACTTAGCATACGAATAGTTAGTTTGACTGgtcactctttttgaagggaccgctttaaaaattaaaaatgaactgGAGCccttaaataacttttttttttgaacgtCAACCGTTTGGATGTTAAAACCTTTCGCTTGATCTGACGACGCTCTTCCGGGAATTACCGTCCACTCCGAGTCAAAGCATTTGACTGTTGCTCTGGAAAAAAAGGCGGAAATCCTTTAATTGGGCATTACTGGAGGCCAAAACTCATATTTCCTCTCACTGTTGATCTTAAGAGACGACGAAAGGCACTCCCCGGCGGGCTCCATTCTTTTCCTCTTCTCGCCCTGAATCAATAATTAATGGTCAGagttatttattcatgtgtATCTCGACCAATTACGCTGCGCCTAATTAACAATTTCAATAATtgatatttatttctaaaagaGGAATCTCGGGCTGATGTAAAATGCATGAGCAGCGGgttttgtttgggatttttcgctcttttttttttaggggggcggGGCGCGTGTTGGTTCTGAGAGTTTGGCGCTCGGGGCTAATGGCAGGACACTTTTGACTGGGTCTCTTTGAGGGCCGGCGTTTCTGTGATGTGGATCTAACAGGGGCGTCTTTCATGGAGCCATGTGATCCGCTAAAGACACTTACTTGTACATCCGCTCGTAGCCTCTAGTGCTCTTTAATAGCGATGCTACAAAAGAAAAGTGGAGGCCTCGCTTTGCCTTGATGATAATGGTTGCCAATGTGTGAGCAAACgccaccaagaaaaaaaaaagggtactGTGAAGCAGAAATATGTGCCATTGCATTGAATgtgatttcaaaataattactgtggatgttttttttaaatttagagaAATTAAAAGCAGGTTAATTTCAAAGTCATTACCACCACTTAATTCCACAagaaagtttaaaaataaataaataaataaagcagaaATAGTAAAGCAAAGCAAAATACAACTATATACAGTTTACCCCTGCTAAAAAACAGGACTaacttctttaaaaataaaacaatacatacTAATATACGCAAGCccccccctttaaaaaaacaccaactttATTTTCTTAAGGTATTTTTCcctcagaaaaaaacaccatgtattgtaaaaaaaatcatataccAGTATATGCAAGCCcccctttaaaatatatatataataataaaaaccccTATACAGTAAGGTATTTTTTcctcagaaaaaaacccaatgtatggaaataaaatattttactatagtcaggtgtaaaaaaacaaaaaaacaaagcaaaatcatGTATAATACTCAAAATATCAACCATGTGATTTGTCTAAAAAAGACTATGTAATATAAggctaaaaaaacacacaatttggtcaaatgaatcattttattaATCTGAATTTTCCTTGTGCATCAGGTGAACATGATACCACCGGAGCCCTGATTTTCTGCGGGCATCACAACGGAAACCATCAAGATGTCGGCGTTTCATGACAATGACCGACGTTGAAGACGACAGCGAACCAATGGGTTGGGCCTGAAAGAAGGTGAGGGGTCAAACGCATACATCCATAAAAGTCTTCAATTGAGCGGTGTGACGCGTCTGAGGGATCCAATGGTGGAGTTGGCACTGCCCCACTCGCTATGTCGGCGGTACTCGCCGGGGCGCAGGAAATACTGACGCCCACTGTAGTTGGGGTGCTCGTGCATCATCCAGTAACCTTCCATCACATTGGCCGAGGATATGTCGCGAGCTTGGAAGCGCTCGCTCAGGTCGGGGCAGTCTTCGTTGATCTCCATATTCTGCCCACCGAAATCTGAACGCTCGTAGATTTTCATCCGGTAGCCGCCATTGTACTGCATTGACaaaaattgtgcattttttcattagatttttgtagttttttaaggACTTTGTTGAAAGCGGGACTCACTGGTGGCACCATCCTGCAAGAACGGATGCAATCGTTGAAGCCGGCCCAACGCTGGTAGTCGGGGTAGTCGCCCTTTTGCAGGACGTACTGATAGCCCGAGTAATTGGCTTTTTCGTAGGCAACCCAGCAGCCGCCCTCCACGCGGATGGAGTTGCAGCGGCTGAAGTAGTTCTGCATCTCGGGGCTGTCGCTGCTGCACTCGTAGTGGCGACCCTGAAAGCTGCGCTCCTCGTAGAAGGTGATCTACATGTATCACAATCAAATATAGAAACTGCCGGTCAAGGCTCAAAAGTAGTCCGGTTTTGCATCGCAGTTCTGtgatcgagggtttgatcccagttgtggagtttgtatgttctccctggggctCTGCGGGTTTTGTCCCGGTGcactagtttcctcccacattccaaaaatatagaTCATAGGATAGTTGactactctaaattgcctttagctatgattggttgtctgctTCCTTGTaatcctgcaattggctggtcacccaTTCAGTGTTTACCCCGCCTAGTGCCTGTaggtagctgggataggctccagcaccccctgaggtgaggataagcagtacggaaaTGTAGTAGCAGGTTTTCTTAGacatatttagaaatatatatttttgataaatAAACATCAGTATAAAAGAAGCTTATTACATATATagcatttatattttattggcTTTACTAAAATACAAAGCATAAAATTAGATATACATAAGCTGAGTGTGCTTTCTGTTTTATAAAATATgctataaattattttaatattataaaaTTATTATCAATAATttatcccccccaaaaactttTGTTGCAATCTAGTataatatttgtaatattttaaaattttaattgttttcttaGCACACGCttgactttttaaatcattttttatttaataaagaacATAAATCGATTCAGTGTTTTTCCCCTGTGGcaaattatttgaatttttcattAAGTAAAGAAAATGACTTTGTTTTATATACCGTCTCGTACATTTTCcctcatttcaaaatgtgtagATTGAAATCCCCTATTAATGAAACACTGCCTCATAACATCATCCTCTTACCTTGCTCATTTTGATGCCGATGAGAACCGTCGTCGGTTGGGGCTCTGGAGGGCCTCTTTATAGACCTGTCTATCTTAACGGCGCCACCAGTTCACGGCAAACAAAACGACGCCTCGTCAGCAGGGCCGTCAGGCCACCCGACTGCCGCTTTGTCTAAGCTAAGCGCTGCGTAAAATACTGTACCGCTGCAGAAAAACAACCACAATAGGACTTGCAACATATGGCTTTATTGGAAAAGATGAACAAGCACGTGCCGTTATCAGACAGGCAAACGTTTAACATCACGGCGGCGGGAAATTGGTCCATTTAGCCTTCAACTAAATtgacctgaagtcagctgggataggctccagcacccccctagtgaggataaagtagttcagatAATGAGATGAGACTAAAAATCCCTGTTATTGCTCATTTGGCTTAATCTGGGGGCTTCTTAACCTGCGTAGTGAGCCCACCACGGGCTGCTGGCTACCCCAGTCGCCACAGGCCTTGTACTCGCCCGGGTGCAGGATAAATTGACGCCCCCTGTAGTTGGGGTGCTCGTAGAAGACCCAATAGCCTTCTTGGATGAGGCATGAGTAGACGTCGTTGGAGTGGAAACGCTCAAACAGGTCGGGACAGTCGTCTGTCAGCTCCATGGAGCGACCTGACATGTCAGGGCGGTTGTACAGCTTCATCTTGAATGAACCCCTGTACTGGAACAGTCGCAAATACATtgtgatacttttttttaaatagatgattgcgtattttccacactatagtAAAacacaccttcaatgaatggcctatctAAACATTTGTCTCATATATCTAAAGGcacattataatatatatatatattttttttttcatgcaaagaTGACATAATATTCATCCATAAATAAGGCGCAGTGTACTGCAATAGTcaggaaattatttttgttgcagGTTTTGGGCTTTTTAGTTACACCtcatagtgcagaaaatacggtagatatgtttttttccaccaatgaaatgcattttatgatgcacatttgtgtttttagttaaagtatggttaaatgtgtgtttttatggGGTGTAGACTttgtttatttgactttttgttgCCTTTACCTGAGCATAGATTCCATGAGGactttaaattttgttttaacaGGGCAAAAGAAATCACCTGATGACCTGCAACAAGAATAAACTCCGGTACCTGAGAACTCCACTTAGTAagtatttataatttaataattttccACAACTTGGAAGCAAAAGAGTGACGTCTGTTTTGCAACTTGTTGTCAACTCCTTGCCCTGAGATGATCTTCTACTTTGAATGCAGGAGACGCCTCTTGAAACGGCAACTCTTACACGAGCGTGACACGGGTtaagacttatttatttattaacttttttccctttttcttttctctttttttttttaacaccgcTTCCTAAAAGCGCCAGAAGCCTTTTGTGTGATTAGCGGAATTAGAATGAAGGCGGTGTGTCTTATGGGGTTGTATGATATTCCTTTTAAAGGCTGACTGCTTCTCCTTTGTGGGCCTGGAAGCCAAAGCCTTTCATGCCGTGACCTGCCAGAGGATCTCTTAAATGGAATCAAAAGCGCCGCTGATtgacattcattttgaaaaaagcgGCCATTTGATGTGCAAGGTGAGCGCCGGTAcaaccgggggcggggcgggggCCGGGGGGACCTGAGCTGTCTGTCTGATTGACTTACCGGCGGGAACATCTGGCAGGAACGGATGCAGTCGTTGAAGCCCATCCAGCTGCGGAAGTCCGGGTAGTCGCCCGGGCCCAGGACGTACTGGTAGCCGCCGTGGTTGGCCTTCTCGTAGGCCACCCAGTGGCCCCCGGTCACCCGGATGGAGTTGCAGCAGCTGAAGTGGCGGAAGGTGTCGGCGCAGTCTACGACACACTCCCAGTGGTGGCCCTGGAAGTTGCGCCCTTCGTAAAAGATGATCTGAAGAGGTAAGTAGAGAGAGAGGTGGCGCTTCAGGACTGCCAATTTATACTTGTGTAGACTTACATCACTGGTTTGGGTTGccagtttttgttcttttgaaaTAAGTTCTCCTTTTAACTGTGGGTCTTGAAATTTAATAGCAACGTAAGGGAAACTATTTCAAACTGAGTAGTGGTTCAAGACCATAGTTGGCCCATCTTGGTCTACTCTTCTAAATTTGGTCATTTTGTCTTGTTCTGGTGATTTCGTTTTTTGAGTAGAAACTGTGGGTTTTTAGATGTATTTCGGTTTATTAGTAATCAGTGACCAAAAAGTTAGTTTCTTGAAAGCAGAAGTCACCAGGACCACTCTGGTGGGTTCTGCCAATTGCTATTTTGAGGGTTAAAGATTGCAAAATGTGTGTTCTTACCTTCCCCATGGTCGCACAGATGTCAGCACATCATAGCTGCATTCTGACTTATTGGGTTCTTATATACCATCCACTGGAACTTTAGGGATGGAGCTTGTTTTGTTCTCAACACCTAAAGCTAATTTATCTCCTCTTTGCTGGTGTTTACCTATAGAATGGCGTTTGACACCTTTTCAAATGAGGGACAAAAGGCCTTTAGGTTGTGTGGCCTCCAAATAACAAAGCATTTAACCATTTATTGACTCACTGTCTGCCAAAGTCTGCCTTTAGCATGATataattttcacattaaaagGGCGAGacctccaatccaatttgaacaaataagtcagttaaaaaaatggattggacatccaactCCATCAATAGAACTGAAATATCAGTTTTCACAGTTTAAATGAAGATATTCAgcaaataacataaaatatatgATGATTCATAGCAgaacaaaaaataagtacagTTAATACCATTTTTGTCACTAATTTGCATTACAAACATGATATATTTCATTATCATTGATTTACTATCATTTATTTTAccatgtattttaaatgtataatgttCGCAGCTTGGTTTAGTATATTCTCATCAGCAAATCCAATtttaaatcttcattttttaagtTTAGACATCAATGGGGTTGAATTATTGAAACCATGTCAATTTTCTACTCATtactctaaaaaaatatgatatccTTATACAAGTAAGCCTGCAATATGCTGCATTTCTGTCTTTCTGGCTACAGTTTGGTACCCCAATTTGGGTATTGGATCTGGTCTAGGGGTGGGCCCACCTCGAATTTGAATACCCCCTGAAGTTGTTGTCACTATTATACACATTGAGAGTTTAAGTAAGAGTTTTACAGTTTAGGATAAATGGTTAACGTCGATTTCTGCCTGCAGATTTAAGGAAAGATTTAGGGcatgtttgcaattttttgtggAGTGCCTATAGATATTTGGACATTAACTGGTAGTCGGCAGGAAAAGGCCAGAAGGACATTCCTCCATGAATTGCATTTCCCTTCCTACCTAATGCTAGAAAGACCACTTTCATATTTTAGCCTTTTAGGCCAGAACAAAGAGTGAATGTCCATTATCTTTCCATCAGCTTTGTGTTGTTGTAGTAGGGGCGAAAATACAACAGCCGTTTGATGAGCGTGGAACTCTCACGGGCATAACTTCACAGTTCTCATCCTATGACACAAATAGATCACTCATATCTTTTATCACAATGCAGTGCCTAATAGCTGTGGATAAACATTGACTTTTATCCAGATTTGATGGGGAATAAACCTTGAAATGGAGACTGACTCAATGGCTACCGTTCTTGCAATATTCCTTGAGTCGGAGGTTATTCCAGGATTTCTTCTCCAAATTCTACGTCATTCTTTGTTTTAATGCACAACTCCAAAGTTcaagctgtgtttttttttacaaaattgccACCATCATCCCCACTAACTAGGGGATACACTAAAGAACATTGTCCGAAGCCCAGCTCGTTAACGAGGACCTCAGTTCCCATCGAGGCCGCTCCCCGAACGTTCATCTTTACAAGAtgcctcctcctccctcccttAAGGCAAAGCAACATCACATAACACATCGCCTCGCCTTCTTACTTCTTCCTCGCTTCCCCCCTGGAGGAGAAGAACGCTCCCCTGCTGTGTAGCGTTCTACTCTTCATCTGAAAATAACGgcagaaaggggaaaaaaaaacagcgaaTGCCAATGGGTGGTGCTTGATTTGTGTCCGAGGAGTGGACTGAATGATGACACTGACAAGAATTGTCACGCGGGGATGCGTTTTGACTGATGAATACCCCACCGAGTGAAGAGAAAACTCGGGCTGACACTGACACTCGTTAAAGAAAGTAGTGCCGCAATGTGAGACGTTAAACTGCTGGGAATGTCGATAGTTATACACAATCAAATCGAACTTTTTTCCGCCCACAATGTTTATAGTTGTAAGGCCCCATCTGTACATATAGCTGTAATTTGGGATCCCTCAAGGGTCTGTTTTTGAAACCCTTTTATTCCGCATGTACGAAATACCGTTGGGTCCTAATTTTCCAAACTTTGTTGTCACTTGCAAATCAATTGGGAAATATTGAACACAGATGATTAGAAGAGAAGGGTTTCTTTCAAATATCCAACAAAGAAAGGTATTGGAACATAACACAACTAATCCAAATTGCTTAATCTTTGTTCATTACAATTCAGAATGTTTACACTTCTACTGTCTAAGAAAATACTAATAAACTTGCTATTAGTCATGCTAACTAAAGACATACCATAAAATCAGttcttttaaatgttctttCATTTTGGAAACCGATTTTCCTCAAAAGGGGTGCaagggtgctgcagcctatccaaCTCGGGgctaaactggttgccagccaattataTTCacgcatgcatgtttttgggatgtgggaggaaaccgaggtgcccagagaaaacccatttaAGCCCatggattgaacccttgacctaagaactgtg is drawn from Stigmatopora nigra isolate UIUO_SnigA chromosome 18, RoL_Snig_1.1, whole genome shotgun sequence and contains these coding sequences:
- the LOC144211553 gene encoding gamma-crystallin S-1-like; its protein translation is MSKITFYEERSFQGRHYECSSDSPEMQNYFSRCNSIRVEGGCWVAYEKANYSGYQYVLQKGDYPDYQRWAGFNDCIRSCRMVPPYNGGYRMKIYERSDFGGQNMEINEDCPDLSERFQARDISSANVMEGYWMMHEHPNYSGRQYFLRPGEYRRHSEWGSANSTIGSLRRVTPLN
- the LOC144211552 gene encoding gamma-crystallin M2-like — its product is MGKIIFYEGRNFQGHHWECVVDCADTFRHFSCCNSIRVTGGHWVAYEKANHGGYQYVLGPGDYPDFRSWMGFNDCIRSCQMFPPYRGSFKMKLYNRPDMSGRSMELTDDCPDLFERFHSNDVYSCLIQEGYWVFYEHPNYRGRQFILHPGEYKACGDWGSQQPVVGSLRRLRSPQIKPNEQ